One Coffea arabica cultivar ET-39 chromosome 5e, Coffea Arabica ET-39 HiFi, whole genome shotgun sequence DNA segment encodes these proteins:
- the LOC113687417 gene encoding uncharacterized protein, translated as MADGTRMKTMEEQLRRQESKIHGILESLAADKQSMEERLDAVSAELGNKLDAFMLAISQQLSSLNRGNQEKGILGSPEGSYSRSSDLGSRDQGERNTRSAFFASTPKLEIPAFRGNNPREWIRKLQKYCQLLHIPKEQWMELAEFHLEEKAAVWYQGFRSTRSNKVEWMEFSEELCKRFGTLGQMDPVEEFNKLQLSSTVLAYQEKFEELLSEVMIRAPHLPENYYISCFLSGLPDELRSMVKAHDPRTLSKAFELARLQENVFEAYHRKHKPHQRAMGWGNSTQAAAQQTMAPTKPVIANAVKKTPQHFKKITPEELQYRREHHLCYKCGEKFGPGHQCKQKEIHLMVAVEDRPEDLEEGEVIEYQGAQSARGVEMAIHALTGKMTYNTIKLQGLFKGTPLSILVDGGSTHSFVKNTVAQLFPEMVQTIKPFKVKVANGEYLTCSRMIPNMNWEMQGKPFTHDMFIINIEPYDMIIGVDWMAAHNPITFDFKQLNMTFDKEGERIWLQGESKEAVLKLPKDNAEKEGLSTKIWKHACGLKMSGTQVHSVTQLDIAFQQPLDALIADYKDVFGEPKSLPPSRDCDHQIPLIPNAKPFKLAPYRYPHNQKNEIEKQVKDMLSSGIIQLSHSPFASPVLLVKKKDGTWQF; from the coding sequence ATGGCGGATGGAACAAGGATGAAGACGATGGAGGAACAGCTCCGCAGGCAAGAAAGCAAGATTCACGGAATTCTGGAATCTTTGGCGGCAGACAAGCAAAGCATGGAGGAGAGGTTGGATGCAGTGAGTGCTGAGCTGGGTAATAAGCTAGATGCATTCATGTTAGCCATCTCGCAGCAGCTCTCCAGCTTAAACCGTGGAAATCAAGAGAAAGGCATATTAGGATCTCCAGAAGGAAGTTACTCCAGAAGCTCCGACCTGGGGAGTAGAGATCAAGGAGAAAGGAACACTAGGAGTGCCTTCTTCGCTAGtacgcctaaattggaaattcCAGCATTTAGGGGAAACAATCCTAGGGAATGGATCAGGAAACTGCAGAAATATTGCCAGCTTCTGCACATTCCCAAGGAGCAATGGATGGAGTTGGCAGAGTTCCACTTGGAGGAGAAGGCGGCAGTGTGGTATCAAGGATTCAGATCTACTAGGAGTAACAAGGTGGAATGGATGGAGTTTTCTGAAGAGCTGTGTAAGAGGTTTGGAACCTTAGGACAGATGGATCCAGTAGAGGAATTCAACAAGTTGCAACTCTCTTCCACAGTACTAGCATATCAAGAAAAATTTGAGGAGCTGTTATCAGAGGTAATGATTCGAGCCCCACACCTTCCAGAAAACTACTACATTTCCTGTTTTTTGAGTGGCTTGCCAGATGAATTGAGATCAATGGTGAAAGCTCACGACCCTAGGACACTGTCCAAAGCCTTTGAGTTGGCCAGACTACAGGAGAATGTCTTTGAAGCCTACCACAGGAAGCACAAACCTCATCAAAGGGCCATGGGTTGGGGAAATTCCACGCAGGCTGCTGCTCAGCAAACTATGGCACCTACCAAACCTGTCATTGCCAATGCTGTCAAAAAAACACCCCAACACTTCAAGAAAATCACACCAGAAGAGCTGCAGTACCGAAGGGAACATCACCTTTGCTACAAGTGTGGAGAAAAGTTTGGTCCAGGTCACCAGTGCAAGCAGAAGGAGATTCATTTGATGGTCGCAGTAGAAGATAGGCCTGAGGATCTGGAGGAAGGGGAGGTAATTGAGTACCAAGGGGCTCAGTCGGCCAGAGGAGTGGAAATGGCAATACATGCACTGACAGGAAAAATGACTTACAATACCATCAAATTGCAGGGGCTGTTCAAAGGAACCCCCCTGTCAATCTTGGTGGATGGGGGAAGTACTCACAGCTTTGTCAAAAATACTGTGGCTCAACTCTTTCCAGAGATGGTCCAGACAATCAAGCCCTTCAAGGTCAAGGTGGCTAATGGAGAGTATTTGACCTGTAGTAGGATGATTCCAAACATGAACTGGGAAATGCAAGGTAAACCATTCACTCATGACATGTTTATCATTAACATAGAACCGTATGATATGATCATAGGAGTGGATTGGATGGCTGCACACAACCCCATCACCTTTGACTTCAAGCAGTTGAACATGACATTTGATAAGGAAGGGGAGAGGATCTGGCTACAAGGAGAGTCGAAGGAGGCGGTACTTAAGCTTCCTAAAGATAATGCTGAGAAGGAAGGACTAAGCACCAAAATCTGGAAGCATGCCTGCGGGCTGAAGATGAGTGGAACTCAGGTACACTCTGTAACTCAGTTGGATATTGCTTTTCAACAGCCCCTAGATGCTCTAATTGCGGACTACAAAGATGTATTTGGGGAGCCAAAATCCCTCCCTCCTTCCAGAGATTGTGACCACCAAATTCCTTTAATACCCAATGCCAAACCATTCAAATTAGCACCTTATAGGTATCCTCACaaccagaaaaatgaaatagAGAAACAGGTAAAAGACATGCTTAGTAGTGGCATTATTCAGCTCAGCCATAGTCCATTTGCATCTCCAGTTCTGTTAgttaagaaaaaagatggaaCTTGGCAATTCTGA
- the LOC113687419 gene encoding probable protein S-acyltransferase 7: MEWMASEEKDGSVNSSVAQAIDNSASLEIDQPTESTMSSGKKVDKNSEVSFQAKRKQLLSSLWEKIIGYKRVVQEKSFRFCRGDEIEQARVYHFWPGNNVFFFKGRLICGPDPKGLILSAIAISLSSWTFAVHVASDIRNPAIIVTSSILTTIVLVNLVFVSTIDPGIIPRNDLGTIDAGKRRRRSRVVVINGIEVKLKYCNICNIYRPPRTCHCATCNNCIQQFDHHCPWIGHCVGLRNYRLHVTFLLTGLLLFAFIFIFSCKSLHHKLPGDGNGVIGLLRNDPETVALTLFSFVAMCFLAGFSCYHVYLIAINQTSYEHFHQKYVSSGNPYDKGILNNIKEALLASQPPSRVNFRADVEPGWFGGLSDISIK, translated from the exons ATGGAGTGGATGGCAAGTGAAGAGAAAGACGGCAGCGTAAATTCTTCAGTCGCTCAAGCTATCGATAATTCTGCCTCATTAGAAATTGATCAACCTACAGAAAGTACTATGTCATCAGGAAAGAAGGTAGATAAGAATTCTGAAGTTAGTTTTcaagcaaaaagaaagcaaCTGCTTTCTTCTCTTTGGGAGAAAATAATTGGATACAAAAGGGTGGTTCAAGAAAAATCTTTTCGATTTTGTCGAGGCGACGAAATTGAACAAGCAAGAGTTTACCATTTTTGGCCCGGAAACAAT GTATTCTTTTTCAAGGGGAGACTGATTTGTGGTCCAGATCCAAAAGGGCTGATTTTATCTGCCATTGCTATTAGTCTATCAAGTTGGACATTTGCAGTTCATGTTGCAAGTGACATAAGGAATCCGGCCATCATCGTAACATCTTCAATTTTGACAACAATT GTTCTTGTGAACTTGGTATTTGTCAGTACCATTGATCCTGGTATAATTCCTAGAAATGATCTAGGAACAATTGATGCTGGTAAACGCAGAAGGAGATCAAGGGTAGTTGTCATAAATGGGATAGAGGTGAAGTTGAAGTATTGTAACATTTGTAACATTTATCGTCCGCCAAGAACTTGTCATTGTGCAACTTGTAACAATTGCATCCAACAATTCGATCACCATTGCCCCTGGATCGGGCATTGTGTGGGACTG AGGAATTATCGGCTTCACGTAACATTTCTATTGACAGGATTGCTCTTGTTTGCCTTCATATTCATCTTCTCATGCAAATCTCTACATCACAAATTGCCCGGAGATGGAAATGGGGTGATTGGATTGCTAAGAAATGACCCGGAGACTGTGGCATTGACATTATTCAGTTTTGTAGCCATGTGTTTTCTTGCTGGCTTTTCTTGTTATCATGTTTATCTAATTGCTATAAACCAG ACATCTTATGAGCATTTTCACCAAAAGTATGTGAGCTCTGGAAACCCCTATGACAAAGGAATCCTAAACAACATTAAGGAGGCTCTACTTGCTTCACAACCACCCTCTAGAGTCAACTTTCGAGCAGATGTGGAGCCTGGATGGTTTGGTGGATTAAGTGATATTAGCATCAAATGA
- the LOC113687420 gene encoding uncharacterized protein, giving the protein MTPFQALYGYRPSQLTLSPTQTLVAAVEDWSRERVNWNTLLKENLLQAQNRMKQLADKGRTDRKFEEGDWVYLKLQPYRQSSVALRRNLKLSARYYGPYQVEQKVGSVAYKLKLPDGCSVHPVFHVSLLKKSANGSQIHPTPPEATAEGEFKVAPKAILDKRVIYRKGQEVEQVLIEWENLNKDDSTWEDWSFIRVQFPELNPRD; this is encoded by the coding sequence ATGACTCCCTTTCAGGCCCTCTATGGATACAGACCTTCACAACTCACTTTATCACCTACGCAGACACTAGTTGCTGCAGTAGAGGATTGGTCCAGAGAAAGAGTGAACTGGAATACCTTACTCAAGGAAAACTTGTTGCAGGCACAGAATAGAATGAAGCAATTGGCTGATAAGGGCAGGACGGATAGGAAATTTGAGGAGGGAGATTGGGTGTACCTAAAGCTACAACCGTACAGACAATCTTCTGTGGCTTTGAGAAGGAACCTAAAGTTGTCTGCCAGGTATTATGGACCATACCAGGTTGAGCAGAAGGTGGGGTCAGTGGCCTATAAACTGAAGTTGCCAGATGGATGTTCAGTGCACCCTGTGTTCCACGTTTCTCTTCTCAAGAAGTCTGCCAATGGGAGCCAAATCCACCCTACACCTCCCGAGGCAACTGCGGAAGGAGAATTCAAGGTAGCTCCCAAGGCCATTCTAGACAAGAGAGTCATTTACAGGAAGGGTCAAGAGGTTGAGCAAGTGTTGATTGAATGGGAGAATTTGAATAAGGATGACTCCACTTGGGAAGATTGGTCCTTTATTCGAGTGCAATTTCCAGAATTGAATCCTAGGGACTAG